Below is a window of Pyrobaculum aerophilum str. IM2 DNA.
CTGTCCCCACGTCTCCACCACGTGGCACCCCTGCCGGTTTTTACACACATGGCTTTTTAGCCACTTCCAAGCCTCTTTTCCTAAAATTTCGCCTGCGCTCACCACCATTTTTAAACTCTCAAGAGAATACTTAGCGGGCCACTCCTCGCCATATCTCATTAATAGCCTCACGGCCGTGGGGGAAAGCCATATAAACGTCGCCTTACTTCTGTCAACAATTTCCCACCACACGCCCGGGTGCGGGTAATCGGGCGCATCTTCATACCACACAACGGTGGAGCCGTTTAATAACGGCCCATAGAGCCCATAAGTATGTCCATTTATCCAACCTATATCAGCAGTGGAGAATAGAATATCTCCTTTTTCAAACCCAAAAAACCACTTAGTGTGCGCATAAGCCCACACCATATAGCTCCCGTGCCCGTGATAAATTCCCTTGGGCTTTCCGGTTGTTCCAGATGTGTAAAGAATAAAAAGCGGATCGTCAGATTTGACCCAGGTGTATTCAATTTCGCATTTTTCTAAGAGGTTTTCTGCCTGTACGAAATCGCCGTCTATTTTTTCGCCCAGGTAATTAAATACAACTACTCTCGCGCTATCCGCCGCCTTTAATGCGATTTCAGCTAGCTTTATAACCTTTCCCCTCCTCCTCATTGCGTCTACTGTTAGGATAATCTTAGAGCCTGAGTCCAATATTCTTTCATGCAATGCTCTAACGCTGAAGCCTGAAAAAACGACGTTATGTACTGCGCCTATTTTTGCAACAGCTAACATGGCATATGCCGCCTGTGGAATCATGGGCATGTATATAGTTACTCTATCGCCTTGTTGTACGCCAGCTTTTTTCAATAGACACGCCCACTTATTAACCTCTTGAGATAATTCACCATATGTAATTATGTGCGGCTTTAATTCGGAGTTGAACCATATAATAGCTGGTTTATCTTTTGAATGACGTTCTAGGATATTATACGTAATATTTGTAACGCCTCCTACAAACCACCGGTAAAAAGGCGGATTTGAGCCGTCTAATGGCTTTTCCCATTTTTTCTTCCAGAAGAGCTCTTTAGCTACAGATTCCC
It encodes the following:
- a CDS encoding AMP-binding protein; the protein is MDYIEFWRKSISYPEIFWESVAKELFWKKKWEKPLDGSNPPFYRWFVGGVTNITYNILERHSKDKPAIIWFNSELKPHIITYGELSQEVNKWACLLKKAGVQQGDRVTIYMPMIPQAAYAMLAVAKIGAVHNVVFSGFSVRALHERILDSGSKIILTVDAMRRRGKVIKLAEIALKAADSARVVVFNYLGEKIDGDFVQAENLLEKCEIEYTWVKSDDPLFILYTSGTTGKPKGIYHGHGSYMVWAYAHTKWFFGFEKGDILFSTADIGWINGHTYGLYGPLLNGSTVVWYEDAPDYPHPGVWWEIVDRSKATFIWLSPTAVRLLMRYGEEWPAKYSLESLKMVVSAGEILGKEAWKWLKSHVCKNRQGCHVVETWGQTENSGFIAAPGGYGVGGIRYKEGSVGLPYPGIDVRIYDDNGQELPPGAKGHVVILPPTPPAFALGIWGNPARWIEAYWSKFPGVYYTGDVGIKDEEGYIYILGRADDVIKIAGHRLSPAEVENIVATFPGVVEAATVGVPDEIKGTTLAIFVVPKEGVRINSQEVVEFLKREFGPVAVVSKVYVVNKLPKTRTGKIMRRVLRALISGGEIGDISTLEDEASIDEVKRALEEVKIISS